The proteins below come from a single Triticum aestivum cultivar Chinese Spring chromosome 5D, IWGSC CS RefSeq v2.1, whole genome shotgun sequence genomic window:
- the LOC123125342 gene encoding uncharacterized protein, with protein MEAILVSTDRLLQVARDSHAQAGALGRLWRVLDGAMACCVSDATFADWLKVALENLLGMVDTLDNFTRTVDNLTARLQATCHPKGHHKGSRRRVSPAGQLAGLHGNDLFRTLMTLQLPASAPAEFFLEVALAAQSLIVHDQLDLFIELSEKIILEGNPMAIYEYNFMAFMYHRKTLDKFVQEHIDLANAAAISRPPTGPTK; from the coding sequence ATGGAGGCAATTCTTGTGAGCACCGATCGCCTTCTCCAGGTGGCCAGGGACTCCCATGCGCAGGCGGGCGCTCTGGGACGCCTCTGGCGGGTGCTAGACGGCGCCATGGCGTGTTGCGTCTCCGacgccaccttcgccgactggctcAAAGTGGCGTTGGAAAACTTGCTTGGCATGGTTGACACACTTGACAACTTCACAAGGACAGTGGACAACCTCACCGCTCGCCTCCAAGCCACGTGTCACCCTAAAGGCCACCATAAAGGCAGCCGCCGCCGCGTCTCCCCTGCTGGCCAACTCGCCGGACTCCACGGAAATGATCTCTTCCGCACACTGATGACCCTGCAGCTGCCTGCGTCTGCGCCTGCGGAGTTCTTCCTTGAGGTCGCTCTCGCTGCACAGAGCCTCATCGTGCATGACCAGCTCGACCTTTTCATCGAACTCAGTGAAAAGATCATCTTGGAGGGAAACCCTATGGCGATATATGAGTACAACTTCATGGCCTTCATGTACCACAGGAAAACCTTGGACAAGTTCGTTCAAGAGCACATTGACCTTGCCAACGCCGCTGCAATTTCACGTCCACCGACTGGCCCAACGAAGTAA